A window of Polyodon spathula isolate WHYD16114869_AA chromosome 30, ASM1765450v1, whole genome shotgun sequence contains these coding sequences:
- the zpld1a gene encoding zona pellucida-like domain-containing protein 1a — MEPVCLLLLLISKVISAGAQFNGYNCDANYHSRFPAERDISVFCGVQTVTLKINFCPVLFSGYSETDLSLNGRHGDAHCRGFINNNTFPTAVIFTISLNTLESCGNSLVVSSVPGVNAYGNSSMVQIGNLSGYIDTPDPPTIISYLPGLLYKFSCSYPLEYLVNNTQLASSSAAISVKDNNGSFLSTLNLLLYNDSTYAQQLAIPNAGLPLKTKVYAAVKATNLDGRWNVLMDYCYTTPSGNPSDELRYDLFFSCDKDPQTTVFENGKSQMGRFSFEVFRFVKHKNQKMSTVFLHCVTKLCRADDCPLLMPICGSRKKRNLFEETTPVPQSASGNAVITAGPIITRSDETPTNNSQLAQLNRPAFQLNSVTSALVSGIVILGFMSLCFFVFSLTLLSGKRRSNPVLAGIRNPVFN; from the exons TCACAGCAGGTTCCCTG CTGAAAGGGACATCAGCGTCTTTTGTGGAGTCCAGACCGTCACTCTGAAGATTAATTTTTGCCCAGTTCTGTTCTCTGGTTACTCGGAAACAGATTTATCCCTCAATGGAAGACATGGTGACGCTCACTGCAGGGGCTTCATCAATAACAACACCTTCCCCACTGCAGTCATCTTCACCATCAGCCTGAACACCCTGGAATCCTGCGGCAACAGCCTGGTG GTGTCCTCAGTCCCAGGTGTCAATGCATATGGCAACTCATCCATGGTGCAGATTGGTAATCTTTCAGGATATATTGACACTCCAGATCCTCCAACAATCATCAGCTATCTGCCTGGTCTGCTGTATAAATTCAGCTGCAGCTATCCTCTTGAGTACCTCGTCAACAATACGCAGCTCGCTTC GTCATCTGCTGCTATTTCTGTCAAGGACAACAATGGTTCGTTTTTAAGCACTTTGAATTTACTCCTCTACAAT GACTCAACCTATGCACAGCAGCTGGCAATACCAAACGCAGGGCTGCCCTTAAAGACCAAAGTGTACGCAGCAGTCAAAGCAACTAACCTGGATGGAAG ATGGAATGTTTTGATGGACTACTGTTACACAACGCCTTCTGGGAATCCTAGCGACGAACTTAGATACGATCTGTTCTTTAG TTGTGACAAAGATCCACAAACAACTGTTTTTGAAAACGGCAAAAGTCAAATGGGCAGGTTTTCCTTCGAAGTGTTCCGGTTTGTCAAGCACAAAAACCAGAAGATGTCGACTGTGTTTCTACATTGTGTGACCAAACTCTGCAGAGCAGATGACTGTCCTTTACTCATGCCG ATCTGTGGCAGCCGAAAGAAAAGGAATCTTTTTGAGGAGACAACACCTGTTCCTCAGAGTGCCTCTGGAAACGCTGTCATTACAGCAGGTCCCATTATTACAAGGAGCG ATGAAACACCAACCAACAACTCCCAGTTAG CACAGCTAAACAGACCTGCCTTCCAGCTCAACTCAGTCACAAGTGCGCTGGTCTCCGGGATCGTTATCCTGGGATTCATGAGCCTGTGCTTCTTTGTGTTCTCCCTGACTCTCCTCAGCGGAAAGCGTCGCAGTAACCCAGTGCTGGCGGGCATTAGGAACCCCGTTTTTAACTGA
- the LOC121302582 gene encoding zona pellucida-like domain-containing protein 1: MMGFLFSLLFALTLLRESQGLTIADCGDSYRRPEKTDIFVTCGASTIDLAIFVCPVMFSGYNESLLALNSRFQDPSCKGTLDATVTPPLLRFQFPINENSSCGSVFKITSAMGTGIFQDFSNIQTINISGIIRTTDPSVGIVTYNEDLVYLYSCTYPLEYLINNTKIDVSGSSIAMKDNNGSFISTLSLQLFKDVNYTSALQIPPTGLVLKTNIYVQVKATNLTSRFNVLLDRCYASTSQFPSNSTYFDLFVTCSGDKRTTIIVNGDTQYARFSFPAFRFTEQQNLTVSTYYLHCITRLCDSSFCKDFKQCGKRRRRDVEATPSPTVLTEPTTISSGPIITSTESVLSKEEGHWNSPRASARGHEECDCTRARPLLGPIP; this comes from the exons ATGATGGGTTTTCTCTTCTCATTACTTTTTGCCCTTACTCTTCTGAGAGAGAGCCAGGGTCTGACAATTGCTGATTGTGGAGACAGCTACAGGCGCCCAG AAAAGACAGACATCTTTGTGACCTGTGGAGCCAGTACGATTGATCTAGCAATATTTGTCTGCCCGGTGATGTTCTCCGGCTATAACGAATCTCTCCTGGCACTGAACAGTCGCTTTCAAGACCCAAGCTGCAAAGGAACGTTGGATGCCACAGTCACACCTCCGCTGCTCAGATTCCAGTTTCCCATCAATGAAAACTCTTCCTGTGGAAGCGTCTTCAAG ATAACAAGCGCAATGGGAACAGGAATCTTCCAGGACTTCTCAAATATCCAGACAATAAACATCAGCGGCATCATCCGAACAACCGATCCTTCAGTTGGCATTGTGACATACAACGAGGACCTTGTGTACCTTTACTCCTGCACCTACCCACTGGAGTACCTTATTAACAATACCAAGATAGATGT GAGTGGGTCCTCTATAGCAATGAAGGACAACAATGGAAGCTTCATCAGCACTCTGAGCCTCCAGCTTTTTAAA GATGTAAACTACACGTCAGCACTTCAGATTCCACCAACAGGACTTGTTCTAAAGACCAATATTTATGTGCAAGTCAAGGCCACTAATTTAACAAGCAG GTTCAACGTTCTGCTTGATCGCTGCTATGCTTCCACTTCTCAATTTCCCAGCAACTCAACCTACTTTGATCTGTTTGTTAC CTGTTCAGGAGACAAAAGGACAACAATCATTGTAAACGGTGACACCCAGTATGCAAGGTTCAGCTTCCCTGCTTTCCGCTTCACTGAGCAGCAGAATTTGACGGTCTCTACCTACTATTTACACTGCATCACCCGGCTCTGTGACAGTAGCTTCTGCAAAGACTTCAAG CAATGCGGCAAAAGGAGGAGACGTGATGTGGAAGCAACCCCTTCCCCCACAGTGCTCACTGAACCCACCACCATCTCTTCAGGACCGATCATCACCAGCACCGAGAGCG TGCTGTCCAAAGAAGAAG GTCATTGGAATTCACCCAGGGCCAGCGCCAGGGGACATGAAGAATGCGACTGCACCCGGGCCCggcctctgctggggcccattccatga